AGCTCCACCTAGCACTGTGGTAGGTGCTTAGGTAGAGAAGAAGGTGCTTAGGAAATGCTACTGGATAAGTAAGTGAATGACTTCTATCCCTTTGATGCCAAGTTACAACAGATGACCTGCCAGACTACTCTAAGGAAAGATAGGAAATAAAGCCCCTCCCTTTCTATATATTTCCACCATGGAGCACCCCCCTTCTTTGCCTCTATGGAAAGCCCGTTCTGTTTCTCTTCGAAAAACAGTGTCTCTTCTGTGACTGTACATGTGACACAGAAGAGGTAGAACAAAGAGAAGATAGTGTCTGAGTAGAGCTAAACCAatgatctgaaaaaaatgaattgattAATGACCAGCTCAAATATGTTCCTCGCCAAAAGCACTGCATCTCAGAGGCAAAGTCTGCTATGGTCAggcctgaaggggctggagggCAGGCAGAAGAAGGCAGCAAGAGCCGGTTATATCCcccttcctgcctttcctccaCCCCATCCCATCCTTCACATATCCCCATTTACCTTTCCAAAAGCAGATGTGCCACTTTCCTACTGGCTTCCCAGGGTCTGGAGGACAAAGTCTGAATTTGGCAGGCAAGGCCCATGGCATATGGGCTCAGATCCCTTTCCAACCGCATCCCCTCCAAAATCCCTTAAGCACTGTCACATTGAACTACTTCCAGTCTCCCAGCCTTGCCACACTCTGTCCCACCTCTAGGCCTCTGCTTAAATCAATAAATCCATACAACTGGCCTGTTCTCTCCACTTGTCCTAATCCCCAGCCAACGAAAATCTGCCCATTCGTCAGGACCCATCTCAAGTGCCATCTCCTTCAAGAAGCCTTCTCTAATCTCCTTCCTAAAGGAATTCATCACTCCCTAATCTATTCGTCCTGTGGGAAACTGAACTCTATTAGTTCTTACTATAAGGGCTTGCCTGTCTTGTTCCTCAGTATGGCAGGTGTGAATCCCGTCCTCAAATGTAGGAGTGTACATGAAATAGCACATTTCCTTAATCGTGATAGATCCCTTCCAGTTCACCTTCGCTCATCCTCCCCTGCTGGGATGCTTCAAGTTTTGAGGTCTCACGTGATACTACAAGCCTGGCAGAAGGCCCTCTGGAGATAGTGGATGTCTGAGCGGTAACCTGTTTGAGTGGTTCCCCAGGTCTGCAGCTCTCGATCCCTTCCCAGCCAAGCCACATCTGGGACTTGGGACTGACTCTTGTGGTGGGAGTCAgagtcttttctttcccattgCCTGGAAGGGGAAACCCAGCGCTGGCTGTACCAGGGCCCCAGACTTTTCTGTGCCTCCTACCAGAAGGACTCTCCGCTCTCCACTTCCTGCCCTCCAAATACTGCCTCTTCCCTCAAGCTCCatcctcttccttgttctttcagaacagatttttaaagctcATTAAACCCAAAGTTTAATCACTAGCAACAGAAAAACTAGCACTTTCCTACAAGGAAGGAAGCATTTAATCTTCAAACTCTCCTGGGAGATGAGGAGAACTATTTTCATTCCATCCTTCTTGCACAACTAGAacggaaagaaaaacagaaacagttaaATTTCCACCAAGTCACCCAATGCCTTCACATTTTGTTCAGTAAAAGTTGTCTGAATGCAAAAGCCTCTCACCTCAACATCTTTGCCTGGCTGGTTTTTTGCTGCGAAAAGGCCCCGACTCCGACCCGACCCCTAGAGTGGGAGAACCAGGCAAACACGAAAGACTACAAATCCCAGGCTGCCTTGCGGGTGGCGTCACGCACCGCGAGGCCCTGCGAGGAGACGTGGCAGAGCGCTGCGCGTCCGCGCCGGACCGGAAAGCACAGGGAGGTGGCCGTGGCGGGAGGGTAGGAGTCATGTCGGCCAGGATAGCGGGTGGGGGGCGCTGGGAGGTGGTGAAGAAGGGGCGGCGGCCTGGGGCCGGCGGCAGTGGTAAAGGCGGCGGAGGGGACCGCCGGGCACTCGGGGAGGCGAACGGAGTGTGGAAGTACGACCTGACCCGTGAGTACCCACCCGGCCTgccgcgcccgccgccgccgcccggcccCGGGCCTGCCCCCGCGGGTGGTAGCGAGCAGCTACCCGAGCCCAGAGGGTCAAAACACCCCCGGGCTCCTGGAGGCGCGAGCTCTCCTGCGGATCGGTACCTCCCAGTTCAGCCGGCGCTACCCTGGCGTTGCCTATTTTGAGCGTCACTGGAGGTAGACAGCGCGAGGGAAGTCGCTGTCCTGGCCTCtcaaatgagtaaactgaggcccagcgaAGTTAGATGCCTTGTCCAGGATCACATGTCAGGGGGGACCGGGATTCCCGTCTTCGGACCCTCAGCTGACTGCACATATGCCCTACCAGCTGTTCCCGGGCCCTGGCCTGGTCTCTCCGGGCAGGTGTCCGAGAGCTGCGGAGAGGCATCCTGGTTCATTATACGCGGTGCCCCCGCCTTAAGTAACCAGCAGGTCGGGGGTGGGCGTGGGGACTGGGACGCACACGAGGCCCTGCACTGGGAGAAATGACCCACCACACACTGTCCACACCCACCAAGTATTATTCTAAGTGGTGCCGGTTTCCTCAAGGCCTGCTGGAGGAGTGGAGAAAGCTTGCCACTTGTTGATTATAGAGTTTGGTTCACATCTGAACCAAAAGGAACTGGGGTAGAACCAAGATGGAAAAATCCTGACCTCCCAGACTGGTAGCCATTCAACAAAGAAGCCagccctccgtatcccacccccgACCACCGATTCTCACATACTCTGATTTCCTAATAAAGAAACGCCTCATCTCTGTGAAAGAGCCCATGAACTCACGAGCTGTGATTACTGAAGAAGCAGCCAGGAGGGCTCCCTGCCCTGCTCCTTAAGCAGGACAGCAAGAAGGGGCTTTGAGGCAGGATCTTCCCTGGAGATGAATTAGGTGACAGTGTGGAGGAAGGGACCACTGTTCCTGTGAGGCCCTCCTGACTCAGGGCTGCCCCCCTTTCTCTGCCTGTCATTACCCCAGCTCCAATCCAGACGACAAGCACCCTGTATGAGCGGGGCTTTGAGAAAATCATGAAGCGGCAGAATAAGGAGCAGGTTCCACCCCCTGCTGTGGAGCCTAAGAAACCGGGGAACAAGAAGCAGACTAAGAAGGTGGCCACGCTCACCAACCAGAACCAGAAGCAGGGCCGCTTTCGCAGCCTGGAGGAGGCACTGAAAGCTGTGAGTGTGCCTAGGCTTTAGGCAGGGCAAGAATGAGGACTCAAGGAGTAGAGAAAATGAGAGGAACGGGAGGGGGACAGGCGGCTCAGGGACCTGTGGAATGTGGGACATTGCTGGCTGAGAGGAGGCGTTCAGGAAAGGAACTGTACCCCTTGGAAACCCCAAGGGGTACAGTGTTTGCACTTAGGATGGAAAGGAAATAACGTTTATAGAGAAACGTAGATTAGTGAGAGGAGAGCCTTGAAAATCCAGAGACCCAGGGAGGATTTAGAAAAACTGCTTGTGGTTCCTCTCCACAAGGAAGGAGTGATCTTTCATTTTCCATCTAGTCTTCTGTTTTTCCCCTTGAACATGTGAAGGGCCCAAGAGTATTAGTCCTTGAGATCAGCAATTGCAGCTGTCATGGTCTCTGTTTCCTAAAGATCTGGATTTAGCAAAAGTGTGGCATTCCACATACTTTCGTTTAAAAGCAGAAACCCTTTGTTCTTCCTACCACCACCTAGTTCAACCATTTTCCCACCTCTACCCCATTACTCTGTACCCACAACTCAACCATGAGGGTCCTGTGTCCCTGGCAGCTGGACCTGGCAGCTCTGCAGAAGGAACTGGACAAGAGCCAAAGCGTGTTCTCTGGGAACCCATCTGTGTGGTTGAAGGACCTGGCCAGCTATCTCAACTACAAGCTCCAAGTACCTCCAAGTGAACCCACGTTAAGCCAGCATACTCACGGTTAGTTCTCCAGACAAGTTCAAGGAAATTATGAAAGGGCTGTGCGTAAGCACGTTACTTAGTAACTGAGCCCAATGCCCCCTACTGCCCTGATTTACATGGGTGATTTCAGCTGTTCTCAAATCATCATGGCTTAAAAGTTTCCGGACCTCGTTGAAATAGGGAGGATGCCAGCCACAGTGCAGTGACCTCTGCCTCCACTTACCGTTCTCAGGGGGCAAACCAGAGCTCTCAGAGCTGGCAGAGGCTTCTGGTCCTAGCACTCATACAGTGCCTATCGGCCGCAGATTATCCCTACAGCCTGGTGAGCCGGGAGCTGCGTGGGATCATCCGAGGGCTACTGGCGAAGGCAGCGgggtctctggagctcttttttGACCACTGTCTATTCACCATGCTACAAGAGCTGGATAAGACGCCAGGTGAGAGGGGCCCATGAGGAATAGCCCAGTCCTATCTGGGGAGCCGACCCCCTTTTTCCTGCTTCAAGAGTAGCTGGGTGGTTCCGTTTCAGCAGAGAAACGTGCTAACCTCAACACTCTTTTGGAAAAGGAGGAGGATGTTAGGACTCGCTGGGCCTGGGTTCTGGGCTCTCAGCTGTCAAAAGGGAGGTTACAGGTTTGGGATGCTGATTAGTATATGTAGGTCTGAGAATGTATATCTCTCCAGGGGAGTCACTGCACGGTTACCGCATCTGTATCCAGGCCATTCTGCAGGACAAGCCCAAGATCGCCACCATGAACCTGGGCAAGGTGAGCTCAGGGTCGTGGTGGGGACATCGGGAGGCTAGGACTGGGGAGGCTGGGCGGAATCTACACTGTTAGACCCAATTAAGGGGTAGTGGGAGGTCCTGTAAGACAGAGGAGCACAGCTAACACTGTTAGCGCTTACTGTGTCTACTTTGTACATTATATGAGGTAGGTACTGCTGTCATTCCCACTTTGTAGATGAGAAGATTGAGCCACAGAGGGGCTCAGTAACTTTCATAGAGTTGGTCAACTAGTAAGTGGCAAGTGTGGGTGAAGGCCACAGCCTGgtgccggagcctgtgctctgaatgACTCCACCACGCTACCGTGCTGCTGCACTGTCCCTCCTCTCCCAGTTGacatctctcttcctccctggctTTGGGGGTGCTCCTGGTGCTCTGCCCTATCCCAACCTGTCTCCCCCACCGGTCTCCTCAGTTCCTGGAACTGCTGAGGTCCCACCAGAGCCGACCAGCAAAGTGTCTGACCATCATGTGGGCCCTGGGTCAAGCAGGTTTTGCCAGTCTCACCGAGGGACTGAGAGGTAACgaggaagtggggaggaaagagggaggttTTGGAGCCAGGAAGTTGCTCTTTAATGTTCTCAGTGGATCCAGGCCTGAGGCGTCCTCCCTGACCTTTGTCCCCACAGTGTGGCTGGGGATCATGCTGCCTGTGCTGGGCATCAGGTCTCTGTCTCCATTCGCCATTGCGTACCTGGATCGGCTGCTCCTGTGAGTAACAGCAGGGAACAGCAAGGCCAAGGCCCAGGGCGTTTTCCAGTGACTATTTCAGCAAAATGGCATGCTGTGATCCTGGTTTCTGTAGATGTGAGGAAAATCAGAGCCAGCTCCTCCCAACTCAGAATGTGAtggtgaagaaggaaagggagggagccaggaaggggagggggatggggtaGAGTTTATGCCCTTTTTCTTAGATGTTATTCTTAGCTGGGTCCATGGCCCGGGCAGGTGGTCCCCAACAagcctgtttctttcttcctccacagGATGCACCCCAACCTCACCAAGGGCTTTGGCATGATTGGCCCCAAGGACTTATTCCCACTTCTGGACTTTGCCTATATGCCCAACAACTCCCTGACTCCCAGGTAGGGCTGCCCTGGGGCACAGCTGCTGTGAAGGATCCCAGCAGAGGGTTAGGAGTGGACAATATATGTCCCTTCCCCTCCAGCCACTCTAGATCTGAGATTATCAACCTGCAAGTACAAGGGATCATTGAATCCCTGGAATTATGTGGGCCCTCAAGTGTGATTGGCATGTGGGCATTTTCCTGGGGAGGGGACCCATGACTCAGCAAATTTTCCAAGAAGTCTCCGAGTCTAGAAAGGTACAGAACCATCACAAGGCCCTTCATGACTGCCTGCCTTGGGCAGGGTGTGGACTCTGAGGCAGGCAGAAGGGACACAGTGCACAACTCCATTTAGAGCCTGTGCCTGGCTCTCCTCTCAACCCCCTCCACAGCCTGCAGGAGCAGCTGTGTCAGCTCTACCCACGACTGAAGGTGCTGGCATTTGGGGCGAAGCCGGAATCCACCCTGCATACATACTTCCCCTCCTTCCTGTCCAGAGCCACCCCAGGTTGCCCTCCGGAGATGAAGAAAGAGGTGAGGAAATGGTGGGAGgctcctttttccttcccaggGGTCTGCTACAGAGGTCCTTATCTGCTGACAAAGGCCCTGCTTCAGGGAGCCTGTTTTCTGGGTATCCCCTTAGCTCACTCCTGACAGCCGCCTGCCCGGCTCCCTCATGCTCTGCCCTCAGAAGAACGGAGCTGAAAAGAGGCACATTCAGGTCTGGCCGGTCTCTGATATCCTGCCCCTTGCAGACAAGTGAACCTCGAGCTCAGGAGCCCTGGCCTCCCCCTTTACAGCCTCTCGGAGAGTTTTGGGGTATGGGCACAATTTCTCCACCCTTTAGGGTGGATGTGTTGCCCAGATGGCCTCACTTAGGAGAGGGGGGTTACCTCCCAGCAATCTCACTGCCACCagccccgggccccagcagtCTCTCCCTTCTCCTGTCCCCTGTGCAGCTCTTGAGCAGCCTGACCGAGTGCCTGACGGTGGACCCCCTCAGCACCAGCGTCTGGAGGCAGCTGTACCCCAAGCACCTGTCACAGTccaggcaggtgggggtgggagggtcacCTGCCCCTGATCCACACAGAGAAGCCTTAATTCACACTTGTGGTGTGTCCCTGTCCTAGAAGCAGAAGGGGGACGTTTGTCACTTGTTCAGGCTCATGCCCCTCAAGTTCAGTGAGAACACTGCTGGGAGGCCTCTAGGAAGCTGCTCctctgcagggggtggggaggtggataTCTTTCAGCCTGAAGGAGCGTCCTCCTCATGGAGGACGGCGGGATGGAAGGGGCCAAGCGGGCCTCCTGATTGGAAGGGGTTGTGCTTTCCCCACAGCCTGCTGCTGGAGCACTTGCTCAGGTCCTGGGAGCGGATTCCCAAGAAGGTAAGGAGCTGGGAGGACATGGCAGGCTGAGCCTCATCTGGGTTCTGGGTTCACACCCCTCAGCCACTGTCCCCCCTTTCTGAGAAGGTGCTCTGTTAGCATATCTGGCATGGAAAACGAAGCAGAATGGAGGCTCAGGGTTCCCTCCTGGGCCAAATCTTACGATCTCAGCCTAGACTTTTCTTACCCTGTAGACACAGAAGTCTTTGCAAGAAACCATTCAGTCCTTCAAGCTTACCAACCAGGATCTGCTCGGGAAGGGCAGCTGCAGCAACCAGGATGTCATCACCTGTGACGCGGCCTGCAAGGTGCCAGcgcccagccctcccccagccccacaaaCTGTTCTGCGTCGCTGTCTCAGCACACCCTGGGGTGGGCCTGTATCCCATTCCTGCCCCACCTGTCCTTGAAGCCCGCACTACCTCCTGGGTAATGTGAGGGCCGGATCCTCTCCCTGGAAGGCCTAGCTCAAGGCCTGCCTTATGAGGCAAGGAGCATCCCCTCTCCTTTCTGACCACTGCTCCCTACCCCTTCTCCTAGAGTCTGCTGCAGCAGGCACGGGGCTTCTGGCTGCCCTGGACGCGGCTACTCCTGTTGGTGCTGGTCTTTGCCATAGGTTTCGTGTGCCATGACTTCCGGTCACACAGCTCTTTCCAGGGTAAGCAGGGATTGGCAGGCAAGGGAGATAGCCTGGGGCTCTCTATGGGGACACAGAGCTGGATGTAGCTCTCCCCGCCCCCAACACAACCCAGAACAAACACTTTTCCGACAGATGTTTCTGTCACACCTCAGATCAGACAGGTGCTTTGCAGTATAGAAATGCTTGCATACTCATGGTCTCATTTGAGTAGATGTTATCTTGTTTTTAACTtctgaggaaattgaggctcagaaagatttaCCAATTAGCTAAAATACAGCTAGGAAATAGAAAGGCCGACCCTCAAACCCGAGGCTTCTTGACGCCTAAGCCCAGGGCTCCACCTGGCTGCACCCTTCATGCTCCCCTGGCCTGCATCCTCCCTCCGTGTGTGCTCCAGAGCAGACTGGAGGCAGCTCTGCAGCCCCAGGAGCACACTGAGTTCTGCCCCGTCCCTCACTGGGTCCGCCCTGGGGCCTGTAGTGTCTGTCTGTCCGGTCCCTTCCCCGCTCACCTCCCGGCTCACCCGAGGCCCTCTTTACTCAGCCTCCCTTTCTGGCCGGTTGCTTCATTCATCTGGTGTCTTGCCTGCTGGCCAACAAGCATGTACCAAGATCTACTCCTACAGCCTGCAAGGCTACAGGTGCATACctcctggggaggggtggggtgggagagagagggctTGCGTGTTCAGGCATTGACAATCAGTGGGAAGTGATGGTGGTTTTCCTTTCCCAAGGCCTCCCTTGCCTCAGCTGTTCTTGGACCAAATTGCCTGGGAAAACTCAGagacctccttcctcccctgtgtCTTCTCCTACAGCTGGCTGGAGGAGACATTGCCGGCCTGGGGTTCCCACTTGCTGACCATGGTGAGGCCCAGCTTGCAGCTGGCCTGGGCCCACACCAATGCCACAGTCAGCTTCCTTTCTGCCCGCTGTGCCTCCCACCTTGCCTGGTTCGGTGACAGCCTCACCAGCCTCTCCCAGAGGGTAAGCCAGAGACAGGGAGGTCAGAGAAGGCTGCTCTCGCCAGGGGCTGAGTTCTTGGGAAGGTGCAGCCCCATGTGAACTGCATTCCCCGGCCACGCTAATCCCGTCCATTCTCCACGGTCCAGCTGCAGATCCAGCTCCCTGATGCCCTGAACCAGCTGCTCCATTCTCTGAGGGAGCTGCTCCTGTTTCTTCACCAGAACGTCCTGCTGCCCACGTGGCACATGTTGCTCGACGCCCTGGCCCGCGTCCAGGAGCACTGCCATGAGGCGTGCAGGTGAGACCCTCGCCCAGGGCACCAGCAGGAGGCCCGTGGCCGCACGTCCTTTCTCCAGGGACAAGGCTCCTCTGTTGAGTCTCTCGCTCTGCCCTGGCCCCTGCTCATCCCTTGGCCACTTTGGGTTGCGGGTTGTGAATGTGAGCTACAGCCCTGTGACTTGACGCAACTGCACATCACCGCTTTCCAACCTCCGCAAACGTTCTGCTTTTCCTCCCAGAGGTGGGGTGACCTGGGACTGCGTGAAGACACAGCTCAGTGAGGCTGCCCACCAGACCTGGCTCTGCCTACAGGACACCACAGTGGCCTTCTTGGACTGGGCATTTGCCATGATATCCCAGCAGTAGGCCCTGCCTCCCTGGCTGCTGGGTTCTGTCTGGAGCAGACCATCTGAGACTGCTGGCGGGAAGAGGGTGGCAGTTCTGCGTGGGAGTCTTTGCTGCGTGGTGCCTAAGTTCTGTCTCCTAGGCAAGTGGTTGGCTGCCTCTGCCTCAGTTCTTCCACTTCGGCAGCAGCTGAGCCCAGGGGTATCTCAGCCTCCTACCCACAATTCCACTGAGCGCTGCTCTGCCCGACTGCACACAGCTCCCAGCCTCTGTCCTTGGGCTGGTAGCCTCTCTCGCCTCCTCTCTTGTCTCCTGCTctccacttccttctctctcattcctGAAACCTCAAACAGCTCATCTCCAAAAAGGTGGGACTCCAGCAAGTGGTTTCTGCCTTCTTCTGACAAATGATCCCTGCTCCCAGACTTCAGCCGCAGCAGAAAAAAGAAGGGGACCTCCAGAAGAATCCAGAAGAATATAGCACCTCAGTGGGTGGCAGCAGCTTCGCCTCTACCCACACCCTGGGCGTGGCTGTCAGTGGACATGGAGGCCTGGGTGGAAAGGCCTCTCACCTCAAAATGCTCAACTTAGGTCCTTCAaggcccctcactgccccttccATTGTGGTCCTACTTCctcactctccattccccttcAGTGCTGGGGGATCTCTGCCTCAATGTTCAGCCTTTCTCTGCTGCTCACCCCTACCATCTGTCTGGAGAGCAGAGCCCAGGTAGTCATGTGCCTCGGGCCCAGGGAACCTTCCAGCAGTCGGTTGAGACAGGACGTGGCCCATGGGTATGCCTACTTGGTGGAATAAAGGACACAGATTTGATTTCTAGCTTTCCTCTGTGCCTCTTCATACAGGAATTCCTGTAGTTGTGGACAGGAGGACAAAATTGGAGCACCTGCACATTCTTTAGCCCCCTGCCCTCCTGAAGGTTGTTGCCACTGGCTGTAATTGAGCTTCTGGCAAGGAAAGCCCATTCTAAAGTTTGGCCTGTAGAGGCTTCTAGACACACTCCTCTTGCTCATGTATGTCTCACTTGTCCCTGTGGTTCGCGTCCCAGGATTTGCCTTGGTAGCTTGAGTATTTTATGCTTGGAAAAGTTGGGGAGAGTCTCCTAGAGGAATTCTTGGCCAGTGATCAGAGGGTGTCTTTTTTGTTCCCAGGaccttaatttattaatttgttcattttataggCAGTGAGTGAAAGGTTTAGAACTCCGGGAGTCCAGGGTTTATCACCAAAGTCCCTTTTAATTTTTGACTTGAGACTATAATAATTAGTCAACTAACTGCATGGGTTTTCGGTTCTCACCTCAAGCTTCTTTCCTTGAACGTTTCAAAAAATATAAGCAGTACTAGAGGTGCACTGCCTGCTCCAACTTCCATGGGCTGGTTTCTGCTTGCATCATAATCACCTGAGATGGCCAGCTGCCACTTTCCCGTTCACAGGCTGCCCTGAGATGCTGCCTCCATTTCCAGCAGCAAGATTATAAAGAAGCAAGCATAGAAAAATCTTGACACAAGGTGAGGTCGTGAGGACTATAGCTTCTcacatttttgttctctttccttgTTAGGATGTAACTACATTACCACATTGGGAAGAACCCTGCTCTTCTAGTGGCAGTCAGCCATGAccatttttcccagaaaaaaagaaacccggCCTGGCAAAGGACCAAGGTTTAGGACTGCTAGGCAGGACTGTCCAAGGGCCCCAAGACATGTTCCATTGCCTCGGTTCTTCCTTACCAATCAGATGGATTCAACCCTTAAGAGTAGTGAATCCTTGTAACTGTCCTGTATTCAAGGCAAATTGAAGAAAGGGGGCTGGTGTGAGCTTGGGTTGGCACGAGCGCAGGACCAGTAAAATGATAACACCGTCCTGCAGTGACACTGAGTCCAGCCAAGGCTGCTGGACTGGATTTTCGATCTAGCAACTAGAATCCCATTTATAAGTGCTTCATTGGTTTCTAATGTGTGCACTATTTCTACCTTGTTAGGTTCATTTAATCTCTGACATATGATCCTGGGATgcaacatttttctttaactcaGGTAAACTGGGGTCTCCACAGCCTCTCACAGGGACACTGACACcttaattggctttattcaatagACACAGTGGTTTGACCTGATACTGGAATTGTCAGAATTTTTCCTCTGTCAACACTGTACCTGCTGTCCATTAAAGCTAGACCAGACATCCAGATGTTTCACTTTAGCAGAACTGTCAACGAACAGGAATCCAAGCTGAGCCAGTTAGTTGAACCAGTATGGACAGGTGGAGTACACTGATGCCGGCAGGCAGGCAATCACACTGATAATTAGTGTTTGGGGAAGTAAACTGACACCTGAAAGATCACTTCTAGACATTTTACTTTTCACACACAGGTGGAGTTTTACAGAGAACATACCATATAACTGATGGGCAGTTTGAGTATTGTTAACTAACTAGTTATTACTAGTTCTTGTACGGACTTGCAAATTATATCGCATGACTCATTAGAAacacttctttccatttttctaagtCTTAAATCatgtttttggtttcctctggTCATGTGTACCCCGTCTACAGCTTCAGCTTTAGAGCAGGGCAGCTTGATGGGGAGCCTTACTATGGATAGATAACGTTGCTAGACTCACACCTGTGACATTGGCAGTCCATTCTCAAATGGCTCCACTCTTAGAGTGGAGTGTTTCCCACAGAAATAGGCATGCCTGCCCTGCCCTATTCCAGAATGACCCAGTTGTCAATTATACAGAAATTTCAATGGTTGGATGACCTCTGAGCATTTTAATATGTCTTAATCTCTCCTGAAGGAGTTTGGATTTAAGTGAACACTTAAAGTGATTAATTCTTTTTCTACATAATCTTCCTGGTTCTGCTCCCAAGGGGACTTTAGGGGGAAAAGGACCTTGCTTTTCCCTATGTGATGTTCCATTTTTACCTGGCAGTTTCATTGCCCAGACTTGAAGTATAAGAAAGAatttgggggtgagggagagctttcaccatccGGGGCATGAGCGAATACTTACTGACTATTGAATATTCTACCTATTAATAAAAACGTTGAGTTCAGACATGTTGGATGTGCCTTGGTATAGTTTTTTTTACTATGTTAGTACacaagttattaatttttaatagactttattttttacagcagttttaggttcacatcaAAACTGAGCAAAAAGTACACTCCCCTTGCCCCTGCACTCCACAGCTTCCCTAATGTCAACATCagtgaacctacactgacacatcagtGTCACCTGGAGTCTATAGTTCCcattcaatctttttaaatttgttgactTGTTATGTAACATGTGggctatcctggagaatattccatgtacacttgagaagaatgtgt
The sequence above is a segment of the Physeter macrocephalus isolate SW-GA chromosome 12, ASM283717v5, whole genome shotgun sequence genome. Coding sequences within it:
- the TMEM214 gene encoding transmembrane protein 214 isoform X2; amino-acid sequence: MSARIAGGGRWEVVKKGRRPGAGGSGKGGGGDRRALGEANGVWKYDLTPPIQTTSTLYERGFEKIMKRQNKEQVPPPAVEPKKPGNKKQTKKVATLTNQNQKQGRFRSLEEALKALDLAALQKELDKSQSVFSGNPSVWLKDLASYLNYKLQVPPSEPTLSQHTHDYPYSLVSRELRGIIRGLLAKAAGSLELFFDHCLFTMLQELDKTPGESLHGYRICIQAILQDKPKIATMNLGKFLELLRSHQSRPAKCLTIMWALGQAGFASLTEGLRVWLGIMLPVLGIRSLSPFAIAYLDRLLLMHPNLTKGFGMIGPKDLFPLLDFAYMPNNSLTPSLQEQLCQLYPRLKVLAFGAKPESTLHTYFPSFLSRATPGCPPEMKKELLSSLTECLTVDPLSTSVWRQLYPKHLSQSSLLLEHLLRSWERIPKKTQKSLQETIQSFKLTNQDLLGKGSCSNQDVITCDAACKSLLQQARGFWLPWTRLLLLVLVFAIGFVCHDFRSHSSFQASLSGRLLHSSGVLPAGQQACTKIYSYSLQGYSWLEETLPAWGSHLLTMVRPSLQLAWAHTNATVSFLSARCASHLAWFGDSLTSLSQRLQIQLPDALNQLLHSLRELLLFLHQNVLLPTWHMLLDALARVQEHCHEACRGGVTWDCVKTQLSEAAHQTWLCLQDTTVAFLDWAFAMISQQ
- the TMEM214 gene encoding transmembrane protein 214 isoform X1, which codes for MSARIAGGGRWEVVKKGRRPGAGGSGKGGGGDRRALGEANGVWKYDLTPPIQTTSTLYERGFEKIMKRQNKEQVPPPAVEPKKPGNKKQTKKVATLTNQNQKQGRFRSLEEALKAFNHFPTSTPLLCTHNSTMRVLCPWQLDLAALQKELDKSQSVFSGNPSVWLKDLASYLNYKLQVPPSEPTLSQHTHDYPYSLVSRELRGIIRGLLAKAAGSLELFFDHCLFTMLQELDKTPGESLHGYRICIQAILQDKPKIATMNLGKFLELLRSHQSRPAKCLTIMWALGQAGFASLTEGLRVWLGIMLPVLGIRSLSPFAIAYLDRLLLMHPNLTKGFGMIGPKDLFPLLDFAYMPNNSLTPSLQEQLCQLYPRLKVLAFGAKPESTLHTYFPSFLSRATPGCPPEMKKELLSSLTECLTVDPLSTSVWRQLYPKHLSQSSLLLEHLLRSWERIPKKTQKSLQETIQSFKLTNQDLLGKGSCSNQDVITCDAACKSLLQQARGFWLPWTRLLLLVLVFAIGFVCHDFRSHSSFQASLSGRLLHSSGVLPAGQQACTKIYSYSLQGYSWLEETLPAWGSHLLTMVRPSLQLAWAHTNATVSFLSARCASHLAWFGDSLTSLSQRLQIQLPDALNQLLHSLRELLLFLHQNVLLPTWHMLLDALARVQEHCHEACRGGVTWDCVKTQLSEAAHQTWLCLQDTTVAFLDWAFAMISQQ
- the TMEM214 gene encoding transmembrane protein 214 isoform X3, giving the protein MKRQNKEQVPPPAVEPKKPGNKKQTKKVATLTNQNQKQGRFRSLEEALKAFNHFPTSTPLLCTHNSTMRVLCPWQLDLAALQKELDKSQSVFSGNPSVWLKDLASYLNYKLQVPPSEPTLSQHTHDYPYSLVSRELRGIIRGLLAKAAGSLELFFDHCLFTMLQELDKTPGESLHGYRICIQAILQDKPKIATMNLGKFLELLRSHQSRPAKCLTIMWALGQAGFASLTEGLRVWLGIMLPVLGIRSLSPFAIAYLDRLLLMHPNLTKGFGMIGPKDLFPLLDFAYMPNNSLTPSLQEQLCQLYPRLKVLAFGAKPESTLHTYFPSFLSRATPGCPPEMKKELLSSLTECLTVDPLSTSVWRQLYPKHLSQSSLLLEHLLRSWERIPKKTQKSLQETIQSFKLTNQDLLGKGSCSNQDVITCDAACKSLLQQARGFWLPWTRLLLLVLVFAIGFVCHDFRSHSSFQASLSGRLLHSSGVLPAGQQACTKIYSYSLQGYSWLEETLPAWGSHLLTMVRPSLQLAWAHTNATVSFLSARCASHLAWFGDSLTSLSQRLQIQLPDALNQLLHSLRELLLFLHQNVLLPTWHMLLDALARVQEHCHEACRGGVTWDCVKTQLSEAAHQTWLCLQDTTVAFLDWAFAMISQQ